GGTTCGCTGCGCCCCGGCAAGAGCGAGGGCGGACTCTCCCAGGTCCAGTGGGCCGTGTGCATCACCTGGTTGGCCGCATCCGGGTGGCAGACCAGACAGGCTTCGGTCACCGCCGGTCCGTCGGCAAAACTGCCCGAGAGCAGATCGCGGTGATCGGTATGGGTGGCCACGGTGGGCATCTGGCGCCAGGGGTCATCCCGATCGACGTGTGCCGCGGGAAAGAAGAGCCAGAGTGGAACCAGAATCGCGGTCAGAACCGCAAGGATCTGAACCAGATAGGAGCGTCGCCAATGAAGCATGAGTCAATCCCGGCCTTCGCGCGCGTTTCCGGTTGACCTTCGACCGGAACTGCCTGATACAAGGCGCCGCGAGCACGGGCATCAAATAACCGATTAGTCATATGGTATTCTTGATCCAGATCAGGAAAGAGGGGCGGGCGGGAGGAATTGTCAAGAAATTCTGCAGGATCTCCCATCTCCTGCGCGGAGCGCACGAGGACCGGGCATGCTGACGCAGCTGAGGGCTGCCAGCTCAGCCCGGGCTGCTCAGGCCGTGCGCTCCACTTCCGCCTGAAGATGGTCCAGCCCGGTGGTCAGGGCCTTCTCCAGAACCGAGCGCAGGGTGCCCGGCAGCAGCCAGGCCAGAGGGCCGGTGAAGACTTCTTCGGTGATCACGCGGGTGCCCGTTCCTTCGGCCACGAATTCCCAGCTGTGGTGGGCCCTGATTCCGAAGGCCTGCCCGCTCCAGGCGATGCGCGCGGGAGCCGTGACCTCGCTCAGCACCGAATGGATCTGCATGCCGCCTCCATTCCAGTCGAAGGCTGAACCTGCCTGCAGCGGACCATGCAGAATCAGTGACCGCACATCGGGATTCCAGCGGGACCAGTTGGCCAGATCGGACTGCACGGCCCAGACCCTTTCCGGCGAGGCGGCCAGCAGGCGCTCGACACGTGCCGCCACGGGAGCCGAACGGTCGCGGAACAGGACCCAGCCCAGGAAGCCCACACAGGCCAGTACGAGGGCGCTCGACAAGAACAGAAACATGGTCTCTCCGGGGTTGGCGGCCAGACACCGCAGATCAGAGTGACGGCAACTCGTTGGCCAGAGGAAAATCCAGCCCGTTGACCGGCTGGCCCAGCAGACGGCAGAGCGCCGTGCATTGCCCCTGATGCTGGTACAGATGAGTCACGAGACGTCCGATGATCCGGGCCGGCACCAGCGAGCGCTCCTGGTTGGGCCAGCAGAGCAGCGTTCTGGGCGTGTTCAGTTCCTGCTCGCTGGCCCGGTTCAGGTAGTCCAGCGTGCGCCCGGCCACCTGCTGGCGGTAGGCATCGAGTTCGGGAATGCTGGCCAGAGGCGGCTCTTCACCGTTGACATCCATGCGGCCATGGATCACGCCCACCCAGTATTCTTCCGCGGAAATGCAGTGCTGGAACTGCTCGCGCAGACTGGAGACCCCGAATCCCGCGAATTCCCGCGCCAGTTCTTCCTGGCTGAACCGGCTGCAATGCGCGTACAGTGCCTGCAGACTCCAATGGGCGCGCGTGTGCAGGTCGATCAGGGCGGCGGATGTGTACATGGGATCTCCTGTGTTCGAACTCGGTCCTCAAGACTCCCGGGGGCCCCGGCCGATTGCCGTGGCGGGACTCCCGCGCGCCGCATGTGTGCCGACCGGAGCGGCCCACTCCCGACTAGGGCCTGTTCACACGGCACCATTTGCCGCGTTGCATGGCGAATTCCGGACAGTTCAGGAGGTTCGTGATTGGAAGTATGCGCCGGAAATCGCCACGCAATCCTGCGGACCGGGCCCACCCGTGCCCAGGCCCGCGTTGCCCTTCACTTATGTAGCGCTGCTACACCGCGTTCAGGGCGCCTTGGCCTGAACCCGGGTGATCTCCGGCGCGACAACTGCCGCAGTGTGAACAGGCCCTAGACGCCGAACTGCCGCAGATGATGGTCGTTGTGCCGCCAGGCGAGACGCGCCCACTGGGCTCCGGACAGCACGCCGAAGAAGGGATGAACGGCCCAGTCCGTCCAGTCACGCGACTGTAGGAAGCGATTCATCAGCTGCTTGAGAGTGGCCAGATCGGACGCCCAGCGATCGGGTTGGGTCCGCAGCATTTCCCGGGCCGTGGGCGTGCCTCTGGGCCAGGGCAGAAAGACCCGGATCGCGTGACGCACGAGCATTGGCGGCCCCTTCAGCACTTCCGCGTCCCGCGGTCCGGAAAATGCGAAGTCCAGCTGGTCGACCAGGTGGCAGATCATCCGGTCGGCAGTGAAGGATCCCCAGCGGGGCGCGGTTGTGGCTGACAATCCTGCCAGCCGCTGCGAGAGGGCGTGCACATCCGCTTCATCGAACAGGCTTTTCATCACGCTTCCTCGAGCTGGATTGGCTGCAGGGCTGCTCCCGCGACCTGGAGATTCCTCGCCTTTCGGGTGCACCGGACGGCGCTTTACGCGGACACGGCATGCGGCTCTCGCCGCACCCAGTCGTCAGGATCAGGTCTGATTGTGTTGCCACGCGAAAACCGGCGGACTGCCGGCACGATCGTCTTCAAGTATACGAACAACCCGTACGCAAGATCAAAGGAAGAATTGCCTGAGTGCTGAGTCGTCAGGGCATGCGGGAGTACTCCCGGCCATCCGGTCAGCGGGCCATCGGCTCCGCATGCCAGCGGTTCAGCGGCCGCCAGTCAGTGTATACGCCACACCGACTCCAATGCTGGTATGGGTACCGCTGTCCCGGAAGCCCTTGACCATGGAAATCTCGGGGCGCACGGTGAACTGTTTTCCCGGCGTCCAGACCCCGCCTCCCAGACCGACCGAGTAGAGCGGGTCCGTATCCGTGTCGAAGAAAAAGAGCAGTTTCGCGAAGCCGGTCAATTCGAGGCTCGAGGTCAATGGCAGACTGAAGATTCCCGTGGGGTGAATCTGCCAGGACTTTTCCTCGCGGACGGCTTTTCCGAAGAACATGCCCACGGGCAGGTCGAAGGCAAAGCGGCCATCGGGCTTGCCGAACTTGGGGCCCAGGCCGATGTAGCTCCAGGCATCCATGCCGTCCGGGGCAAGTTTCTCGAAGCGCAACCGGAAATTGATGCTTTCGCTGAGGCCGTGGGCGACCTGCACTCCGTACTCCGCTCCCTTGAGATCACTGAGTCCGTCCATCTTGAAGGTTTCGGCCTGATAATAGGGCACGAACTCGGTCTCCCCGGTGGCCAGCAGCCTGGCCGATTGGTAACTGCCGTGCGTGTAGAAGCATCCGCTCAAAAGTGACAGGCCCAGCACCGGAACAAGAATCAAGCGTCCATGCATCGAGAGACTCCCTTCTTCTGTGAGCTTGCGACGTGGCACTCTGGCCGGAGCCTGAGGCTGGCTCGCGGAACCATTGTCGGATGTCAGCCGCCTTGACGATCGGTCGCCTCGAGACGCAGCATGTGATCGCGAACGAACGGCACCCCGCCAGAATGGCATGCTCCATCGTCAGCCACATTGCGTTTGGTCAAGCGATACGGATGCTTGCACCTTGAAGATCGAGCACGGAGACGCTTGCCGGGCTCTCGGCTCAGGTGGGTCGTGACGCAGCGTCAGCCGAGTTCGCGCTGCACGCGCTCCAGTTCCGCGATGCAGTCCCGGAGATGGGTCATGACGGGGTCCTCCGGGGAGTCGGACTCGACGGACTCATGGATCTGCTGCAAGCCCTGGATCAGATCGGCCAGCGACGTATCGGGAAGTCGCTCTTCCAGGTCTTCCAGCCGGGCCATCAGGTCCGACAGGAAACGCCAGCGCTCAGGATCTCCCTCATGGTCGGCGCGCTCGTCGGCGAGATACTCGAGCAGCAAGCCGAAAAGGCCCTCGGGATCCGACCAGGCGATGAAGGTCACGGGTGGGTTCCTCGTCGTTCCGGTGAATGCATACGCTCAGGAGTGTGGCCATTGACACGTCCCGTGGCTCCCGGATCGGGCCAGGGATCAGGGCGGACCTGTCGCGCAGGACAGGTCCGCACGCAGTCATCAGCTGTTGGCAAGCACGATGCGGTACTTGGTCTTGCCCGAGCGCAGACGATCGAAGGCCACGTTGATCTGGCTCATGGGATAGCTCTCGACCTGGGCTTTGATGCCGTGCCGGGCGGCAAAGTCCAGCATCGTTTCCATGGTGGTCGGGCTGCCCACCGGCGAGGACGAAATGGAGCGCTGGCCCATCATCAGGGAAAACACTCCCACATCCAGCGGCTCGAGGGTGGCACCCACGAAGTGCATGCGCCCCTTGGGTTTGAGGGTGTTGATGTACAGGCCCCAGTCCAGCTTCACGTTGACCGTGGACAGAATGAAGTCAAAACTCCAGGCCGCGGCGGCGATTTCCTCCGGGTCACGCGAATTCAGGGTTCGGTGGGCGCCCAGTTCCAGGGCTTCCGTGCGCTTGGAGTCGCTGGAGGTGAAGGCGGTGACCTCGCAGCCCCAGGCCCTGAGGAACTGCACGGCCAGATGCCCCAGTCCGCCCACGCCGATCACGGCAACCTTGTCGGTCGACTTGATTCCGAACTGCACGATGGGGTTGAATACGGTGATGCCACCGCAGAACAGCGGGCCAGCCGAGGCCGGGTCGATTCCCGCCGGAATCGGAATGATGCTGGCAGCCCGGGCACGCACTCGGTCGGCAAATCCACCGTGGCGGGCGACAATGGTGGACTCGGCCGAGGCGCAGAGATTCTGGTCGCCCGAGTTGCAGGCATGGCAATGGCCACAGTAGCCACTGTGCCAGCCCAGTCCCACGGTCATGCCCAGCTCCAGGTGCGTGACATCACGGCCCCTGGCCGCGATCCTGCCCACCACTTCGTGGCCCGCCACCAGCGGAAACTGCGTCATGCCCCATTCATTGTTGGCCATGCTCAGGTCGCTGTGGCAGATGCCGCAGTACAGCACCTCCAGTTCGACCTCGTCGGGCCCCAGCTCGCCAACCTCGTAGCTGAAAGGTTCGAACTTGCCGCCAGCCTCGTGAACGGCATGGGCATGGATCGTGCGGGATTGACTCATCGGGCTGATTCTCCTTCAGATGGCATTCAGACTGATTGACAACGGGTGTGTGTGCAACGCGAACGCTGAATGTAGCGATTGACCGTGCGTCCGGTGACCTGCCCGTCGGGGCTGGTCCGCATGCCCTGTTCACCCGGGCAGGGCCGTCAGCGCAGCAGGACGGCCTTGCGGACCAGGACCTCGCCGCCCGCCTCCAGGCGAAGCAGGTAGAGCCCGCTGGCCACCGGGGCGTTGGACTCGTTGAGGCCTTCCCAGAGCACGCTGTATTCGCCGGCGGCCCGGTTCTCGTCCAGCAGGGTGCGCACCAGCTGTCCGGCGGCGTTGTAGACGGCCAGTCGAACCTGACCCGCCACGGGCAGTTCGAACTGGACCGTGGTCGAGGGATTGAATGGATTGGGTACCACCGGCCAGAGGGCCAGGCTGCGTGCCCGCGTCTGGACCGCGGGTTCCCGCACGGCCGTGATCCCCGTGTTCTCCCACCAGATCAGCTGGTCGTCGCCATCGGAAATCGTGATCAGATCGATGTCCCCATCCCCGTCGAGATCCCCCGATCTGAGCAGGGTATAGCCATCGCCGGCAGCGGGAGCAAAGGTCTGGGGACCGAAGTCGGCCTCGAGCTCCGCGAGACGGTTGAGTTGCCAGACCAGCTGGTCACCGTTGCGGCTCACGACGGCCACATCCGGGTCTCCGTCTCCATCCAGGTCCGCGGCCACCAGATCCCGCGGGTCCTGGCTGAGCGCGCCGATCTCCTGGGCCGGGCCGAAGTGCAGGCTGTCGGAGGTCGAAAGGTTCTCGTGCCACACCAATCCACTGAAACTCTCGACCACCAGTGGGTCCAGGTCCCCGTCACCGTCCAGATCGGCCACCGCCAGCGCGACCGAAGATGTGGCATTGATGCTGCGCTGGGTGTGAATTCGCCAGCCATCGTTCTCGAGGGCGAAGACGCCCTGGCTGGCGGCCAGCAGCATGTCGTCGACACCATCGTTGTCCATGTCGGCGCTCAGCGCGGAGTTTGCGTAGACAGTGGGCAACCAGCCATACCCTGTGTAATTCCCGCAGTTTCCGTCCAGCCAGTTGAGTCTGTTGTCCACATATGAACCGTAAAGCACATCCAGGTCTCCGTCGTGGTTGCAGTCCTTGATCTGCCTGACACGCAAGGCTCCCGTGATGTTTTCGGCGCTGAAGTTCTGGTCACCGTCGTTGCGATGGAGCTCGCTGGATGTGCTGCCGTTGTTGTCCACCCAGAGGTCCATGTCTCCATCCCCGTCCTCATCCAGAAGGTGCACGGCCACCGGTGTGTCCGTGGCTGTCAGAAAGTGGGAGTCGAAGGAGCCGCTTCCGTCGTTCTCGTGCCAGAGCAGTTCGGTCCAGCTGCAGGTCGCCAGATCCAGATCCCCGTCCCCATCGATGTCGGCCAGATCCAGGCCCACCAGGTTCCCGTCATGGGTGTGGATCGGATGGGGTTCGAACGCGGGGTTGACCGCCGGCGCGCTGGCTACCGTGAACTGGAAGCCCTGTGTCACGCCCAGATTGTGTCCACTGGTCGAGAGCAGGCGGTCGTTCACGGAGACCTCGATCCGTTCGCCAGCCAGGAAGGGCTGATCGGGCGTGAAGATCAACCGGTCACTCCCGTCCAGCGAAAAACTGCCGGGCACTTCCCCGCGCCAGGGACTGCGCACGAAGACCGCTTCGGCGCCCACGGTGGCCGCGTCCAGGGCCTGGTCGAACTGCAGCGCGATGCCCGCATCGGGCGCGACACTCGCGGCACCGTTGGCCGGCAGGGTCTCCAGCAGCTGGATCACCGGATTGTTCTCGTACCAGGCCAGCGCATACAGACCGATGACCAGGATGTCCGTGTCCCCGTCCTGATCCAGATCGGCGTGGCTCAGTCCGTTGGCATAGGAGTTTCCGTTGCGTCCCAGACCTCCACCGAAGACCTCTCCCGTGAAGTTCTGCGCGCCGTCGTTGATGAACTGCGCCCCGCCGCCCAGGATGTCCATGTCCTGGTCGCCGTCCAGGTCCGCGATATCCACCGTATACAGGCGTCCCACGCCATCCCAGTCAATGTTGTGGTAGCTGAAACTCTCGGCGCCGTCGTTCTCGTACCAGCCGATGTGTCGGGTGGGCGAGTTCTCCACGCTCACGATCACGATGTCCACATCGCCGTCGTCATCCAGGTCGCCGCTGGCCAGCCGGCCGCGGTCGGGCGCATTCTCGATCAGGTGTTCCGTGAAATTCTGACTGCCGTCGTTTTCGTACCACACCACATTGTAGTCGTCCCGGTGAAAGGCCAGAATGTCCATCGCGGCGTCGCCGTTGATGTCGCAGAGCGTGAACCAGGAGTCGCTTCCGCCCCCGAAGCTCGTGGGGATGCTGACGGGCGCCGCGAAGTTTCCCGCGCCATCGTTGGCCCACCAGAGCAGTCGGTTGGGCAGGAGGACGGCCGCCAGCACATCGGCATCCCCGTCGCTGTCCAGATCGCCGCCAACGATCGTCCAGGGGTCCTCGACACTGATCAGGTGTTCCGTGTACGGTGGACTGCCTTCATTCTCGAACCAGTTGAGTTCCGTGTCGAAGGCTCCCGTGGCTCCAAAATTGTCGTAGTCGCCATCACCGTCGATGTCGAAGACCGAACACAGCCGGAAGTTGCCGCCGGTGTCGAAGGAACAGAAGACCCCATCCCCCAGATTCTCAGTCACGATCAGCCGCTCCGGGACGCCTTCGTGCGCGTTGACCAGATCCAGATCCCGGTCGTGATCATAATCCAGCGCCCGGATCTCGCGCCCCTGGGTACTGGTGCCGCTGATCACGCGCTGGGAGAACACACTGCCCTCCGGGGGAGCGACAGCGGCCACCACGAAGGAGTAACTGTGGCCCCGTTCAAGATGGTCCCCGTTGATGCCGCGCAGTCCCATGGTGATCGTGAACGACACCGTCTCGCCGGGGCGGTAGAGCGGGTCCGGAGTGAATACGGCTTCCTGGTTGGCTGTCGCGCTCAAGGTGCCATCCAGCGGGCCACTCTGGCTGCCCGTGACGATGAACGTGGCCGGGCTCAGAAATGCTTCATCGAGCGGCTGGTCGAACATGATCCGGATCGGCTCCGCAGGAGCCACATGGTTCGC
This window of the Candidatus Delongbacteria bacterium genome carries:
- a CDS encoding DUF1569 domain-containing protein, with translation MKSLFDEADVHALSQRLAGLSATTAPRWGSFTADRMICHLVDQLDFAFSGPRDAEVLKGPPMLVRHAIRVFLPWPRGTPTAREMLRTQPDRWASDLATLKQLMNRFLQSRDWTDWAVHPFFGVLSGAQWARLAWRHNDHHLRQFGV
- a CDS encoding DinB family protein translates to MYTSAALIDLHTRAHWSLQALYAHCSRFSQEELAREFAGFGVSSLREQFQHCISAEEYWVGVIHGRMDVNGEEPPLASIPELDAYRQQVAGRTLDYLNRASEQELNTPRTLLCWPNQERSLVPARIIGRLVTHLYQHQGQCTALCRLLGQPVNGLDFPLANELPSL
- a CDS encoding SRPBCC family protein; the encoded protein is MFLFLSSALVLACVGFLGWVLFRDRSAPVAARVERLLAASPERVWAVQSDLANWSRWNPDVRSLILHGPLQAGSAFDWNGGGMQIHSVLSEVTAPARIAWSGQAFGIRAHHSWEFVAEGTGTRVITEEVFTGPLAWLLPGTLRSVLEKALTTGLDHLQAEVERTA
- a CDS encoding VCBS repeat-containing protein, translated to MNTQRVVGALLWAVLAASTASAQYLNIDSVFPAPFANHVAPAEPIRIMFDQPLDEAFLSPATFIVTGSQSGPLDGTLSATANQEAVFTPDPLYRPGETVSFTITMGLRGINGDHLERGHSYSFVVAAVAPPEGSVFSQRVISGTSTQGREIRALDYDHDRDLDLVNAHEGVPERLIVTENLGDGVFCSFDTGGNFRLCSVFDIDGDGDYDNFGATGAFDTELNWFENEGSPPYTEHLISVEDPWTIVGGDLDSDGDADVLAAVLLPNRLLWWANDGAGNFAAPVSIPTSFGGGSDSWFTLCDINGDAAMDILAFHRDDYNVVWYENDGSQNFTEHLIENAPDRGRLASGDLDDDGDVDIVIVSVENSPTRHIGWYENDGAESFSYHNIDWDGVGRLYTVDIADLDGDQDMDILGGGAQFINDGAQNFTGEVFGGGLGRNGNSYANGLSHADLDQDGDTDILVIGLYALAWYENNPVIQLLETLPANGAASVAPDAGIALQFDQALDAATVGAEAVFVRSPWRGEVPGSFSLDGSDRLIFTPDQPFLAGERIEVSVNDRLLSTSGHNLGVTQGFQFTVASAPAVNPAFEPHPIHTHDGNLVGLDLADIDGDGDLDLATCSWTELLWHENDGSGSFDSHFLTATDTPVAVHLLDEDGDGDMDLWVDNNGSTSSELHRNDGDQNFSAENITGALRVRQIKDCNHDGDLDVLYGSYVDNRLNWLDGNCGNYTGYGWLPTVYANSALSADMDNDGVDDMLLAASQGVFALENDGWRIHTQRSINATSSVALAVADLDGDGDLDPLVVESFSGLVWHENLSTSDSLHFGPAQEIGALSQDPRDLVAADLDGDGDPDVAVVSRNGDQLVWQLNRLAELEADFGPQTFAPAAGDGYTLLRSGDLDGDGDIDLITISDGDDQLIWWENTGITAVREPAVQTRARSLALWPVVPNPFNPSTTVQFELPVAGQVRLAVYNAAGQLVRTLLDENRAAGEYSVLWEGLNESNAPVASGLYLLRLEAGGEVLVRKAVLLR
- a CDS encoding NAD(P)-dependent alcohol dehydrogenase; the encoded protein is MSQSRTIHAHAVHEAGGKFEPFSYEVGELGPDEVELEVLYCGICHSDLSMANNEWGMTQFPLVAGHEVVGRIAARGRDVTHLELGMTVGLGWHSGYCGHCHACNSGDQNLCASAESTIVARHGGFADRVRARAASIIPIPAGIDPASAGPLFCGGITVFNPIVQFGIKSTDKVAVIGVGGLGHLAVQFLRAWGCEVTAFTSSDSKRTEALELGAHRTLNSRDPEEIAAAAWSFDFILSTVNVKLDWGLYINTLKPKGRMHFVGATLEPLDVGVFSLMMGQRSISSSPVGSPTTMETMLDFAARHGIKAQVESYPMSQINVAFDRLRSGKTKYRIVLANS